The following proteins come from a genomic window of Enterococcus gilvus ATCC BAA-350:
- a CDS encoding glucosyltransferase domain-containing protein, producing the protein MTKGVPTFKRKDFLVLGISYLAGLIVHYTVYTHQLMTPDGTMAGFYRMSGEWELRLGRWGLVVADALQGGLNNAAFSAMLILLFISLSGVLLMKLFAINQPLLGVLLCLTLTCSPMTAMILMYPYCAVPYSLSILFAILAAVLAFLSAPKNLWAIGAGLLLLTVSISFYQSNLGAFLIAGGGYVVLYLLDPTHTFTDVLAGVKKFVGISAAGVVVYAIILKLSLLSAELTMAAYKNADQLSPITSLRAMNSTILATYRTCYQFFFGDEIVRNAFGERYFYFGLGLFSLLIFAFLAIQIKRSPAIFFLATGLLAIFPIFANVIQLAIPGTFVYLLMASGMTVIVPFLIGLFCLWHRSVGFSGKKKRRLTALFVSILVGLVWTYSLTNQNDALVMLSDQRQSTQLANRIWAQLEQRADYRKDETTLLIAGTPHKGNYPTPYPELMKKANEGAKFGTVWETYEGNIEAWYNFFQLHLGVTYKRCSVEKFEKIAKTKAYQEMPLYPEKESIQKIEGVCVVKLSNISEEDQ; encoded by the coding sequence GTGACGAAGGGAGTGCCGACTTTTAAACGCAAGGATTTTCTAGTACTGGGGATCAGCTATCTTGCAGGCCTTATCGTTCATTACACCGTTTATACTCATCAGTTGATGACCCCTGATGGGACGATGGCGGGTTTTTATCGGATGAGCGGGGAATGGGAGCTTCGTTTAGGCCGCTGGGGCTTGGTAGTTGCGGATGCGCTGCAAGGCGGGCTGAATAACGCCGCATTTTCTGCGATGCTGATTCTGCTGTTTATCAGCTTGAGTGGTGTTCTTTTGATGAAGCTGTTCGCCATAAATCAGCCTTTGTTAGGTGTCTTGCTTTGCTTGACGCTGACGTGTTCTCCCATGACGGCGATGATTTTGATGTACCCGTATTGTGCCGTTCCTTATAGTCTGTCGATTCTCTTCGCTATTTTAGCAGCGGTCCTCGCCTTTTTGTCTGCGCCAAAAAATCTGTGGGCGATTGGTGCAGGGCTGCTGCTGCTGACAGTGTCGATCAGTTTCTATCAAAGCAATCTCGGGGCATTTTTAATCGCAGGCGGCGGCTATGTGGTGCTGTATCTGCTTGATCCGACCCACACTTTTACAGACGTACTAGCGGGTGTCAAAAAATTCGTTGGGATCAGTGCCGCGGGAGTGGTGGTATACGCGATCATCCTGAAGCTTTCTTTACTCAGCGCTGAGTTGACGATGGCGGCGTATAAGAATGCGGATCAGCTCTCACCAATCACCAGTCTGAGAGCCATGAACAGCACGATCTTGGCGACCTATCGCACGTGCTATCAATTCTTTTTTGGCGATGAAATTGTGAGAAATGCCTTTGGAGAGCGCTATTTCTATTTCGGCTTAGGGCTGTTTTCTCTCCTGATTTTTGCCTTTCTCGCCATCCAAATAAAACGCTCGCCGGCGATTTTCTTTCTGGCGACGGGTCTTTTAGCTATTTTTCCAATTTTCGCAAATGTGATCCAGCTGGCGATTCCGGGGACCTTTGTTTATTTATTGATGGCTTCGGGGATGACAGTAATCGTTCCATTTCTGATCGGGCTGTTCTGTTTATGGCACCGCTCAGTTGGTTTTTCAGGTAAGAAGAAGCGAAGGCTGACCGCTCTATTTGTCAGTATACTCGTGGGATTGGTGTGGACGTACAGTTTGACGAATCAAAACGATGCATTGGTGATGTTGAGCGATCAGCGGCAAAGCACGCAATTAGCTAATCGCATTTGGGCCCAATTGGAGCAACGTGCTGATTATCGAAAGGACGAGACCACTCTTTTGATCGCGGGGACGCCACATAAGGGGAATTACCCGACGCCGTACCCTGAGCTCATGAAAAAAGCGAACGAGGGGGCGAAATTCGGCACTGTCTGGGAAACTTACGAGGGCAATATCGAGGCGTGGTACAATTTCTTTCAGCTGCATTTAGGGGTAACCTATAAACGCTGTTCTGTCGAAAAGTTTGAAAAAATCGCGAAGACAAAAGCCTACCAGGAGATGCCCTTGTATCCAGAAAAAGAGTCGATCCAGAAGATCGAGGGCGTATGCGTCGTGAAATTATCGAATATCTCAGAGGAGGATCAGTAG
- a CDS encoding PadR family transcriptional regulator, with translation MISSDGIRGYNDVIILSVLKEGDSYGYAVSQKIRDVSEEVYVIKETTLYSAFNRLEKNGYIHSYPGEVTHGKKRTYYHITDIGLTFLEEKRNEWKQTKKVVNRFMKEG, from the coding sequence ATGATTTCGAGCGATGGGATTCGCGGGTACAATGATGTCATCATTTTGTCCGTATTGAAGGAAGGCGATTCTTATGGATACGCTGTTTCCCAAAAAATTCGCGATGTGAGTGAGGAAGTCTATGTGATCAAAGAGACGACCTTATACTCCGCCTTCAACCGATTGGAGAAAAATGGGTATATCCATTCGTATCCAGGAGAAGTTACCCATGGAAAAAAGCGCACGTACTACCACATCACCGATATAGGCCTGACTTTTTTAGAAGAAAAGCGAAATGAATGGAAGCAAACTAAAAAAGTTGTGAACCGATTTATGAAAGAAGGGTAA
- a CDS encoding NAD(P)/FAD-dependent oxidoreductase, with the protein MKEIAIIGGGIIGMTLANYIDPKKYHVTLFDEPTGQATSASAGIISPWLSKRRNKQWYRLAKDGAAFFPKLVQDFHLDHTIYQRSGTLLLRPEKQLDTLFTLAEERKKDAPEIGTIERLSREQTHDALPLLKPAPALKISGGGRLDGKAYLIHMRKKAEHSGVAFVSQRVKLLDEKTITYAEKKDTFDQIILTVGPHLKELLAPLGYQADLRPQKGQLLVFQTTLKNSGDFPVAMLDGEADLIPFLDGKILLGATHENDAGWDLKATDQAFKQLTEGAMPFLAEPEKILAAPAHFRVGTRAYTSDFAPFFGSLTDGLLVASGLGSSGLTTGPYIGYLLAQYMNTGEANWDDYQKTITNYIHTEKR; encoded by the coding sequence ATGAAAGAAATCGCGATTATCGGCGGCGGCATCATCGGCATGACGCTGGCGAATTATATAGATCCAAAAAAATACCACGTGACCTTGTTTGATGAGCCGACAGGACAAGCAACCAGTGCCAGTGCGGGGATCATCTCGCCTTGGTTGTCGAAACGACGCAACAAGCAATGGTACCGATTGGCAAAAGACGGCGCGGCCTTTTTCCCAAAATTGGTCCAAGATTTTCACTTGGATCACACGATCTATCAGCGTTCAGGAACACTGCTGCTGCGGCCTGAAAAACAATTAGACACGCTTTTTACCTTGGCGGAAGAACGAAAAAAAGACGCACCGGAGATCGGCACGATCGAGCGACTTTCAAGGGAACAGACTCACGACGCACTGCCCTTGCTGAAGCCGGCGCCTGCGTTAAAGATCAGCGGCGGCGGTCGCTTAGATGGCAAAGCCTATTTGATTCATATGCGAAAAAAGGCCGAGCATTCGGGCGTCGCCTTCGTTTCTCAGCGTGTGAAGCTGTTGGATGAAAAAACGATCACCTACGCAGAGAAAAAGGACACTTTCGACCAAATTATTTTGACAGTCGGTCCTCATCTCAAAGAGCTGCTGGCACCTCTCGGCTATCAAGCAGACCTGCGTCCGCAAAAGGGGCAACTGCTTGTGTTCCAGACAACGCTAAAAAACAGCGGCGACTTCCCTGTCGCGATGCTGGATGGCGAAGCCGATTTGATCCCCTTTTTAGATGGGAAAATCTTGTTAGGGGCGACCCATGAAAACGACGCGGGCTGGGATCTGAAGGCGACGGATCAGGCATTCAAGCAGCTCACAGAAGGCGCAATGCCCTTTTTGGCGGAACCGGAAAAAATCCTCGCCGCCCCTGCTCATTTTCGTGTAGGGACTCGCGCTTATACTTCTGATTTCGCCCCCTTCTTCGGTTCCTTGACGGACGGGCTGCTGGTCGCCAGCGGGCTAGGTTCTTCGGGATTGACGACGGGGCCGTATATCGGGTATTTGTTGGCACAGTATATGAATACGGGCGAAGCCAACTGGGACGACTACCAAAAAACCATAACGAACTATATCCACACAGAAAAGCGCTGA
- a CDS encoding AraC family transcriptional regulator, which yields MEQTIFLKKEQHQVTTDLHFDFCGISKTLPFHSFGPAIRQNYILHVVMEGRGTYQVKNQQYHLKKGDLFLIRPGDSTFYLADGEEPWMYGWLSFSGEAAETILQHTHFRDAHYTMVSSNIQNYIDTILACLSFSEETMENELRLNALTHQFLADLIADGGKSHLGETKKYSPLAVETVAYIEAHYSEQLTVEAIARQLSVNRSHLSRVFRNHMDSSIKDYILGVRINRAAFLLSMTEETVETIAGQVGFNSLVVFSRMFKKMTGETATAYRKRMKREESQTISLDGWKQQLEKQDVVRRAT from the coding sequence ATGGAGCAAACCATTTTTTTGAAAAAGGAGCAGCATCAAGTAACCACTGATCTTCATTTTGACTTTTGCGGGATCTCCAAAACGCTGCCTTTCCATTCGTTTGGTCCAGCGATCCGCCAAAATTATATTTTGCATGTCGTGATGGAGGGCAGGGGGACCTATCAGGTCAAGAATCAGCAGTATCACTTAAAAAAAGGCGATTTGTTTTTGATTCGTCCGGGGGATTCTACGTTTTATTTGGCTGACGGAGAGGAGCCGTGGATGTATGGCTGGCTTTCCTTTAGCGGTGAGGCGGCGGAGACGATCTTGCAGCACACCCATTTTCGAGACGCCCACTATACGATGGTCTCCTCCAATATCCAGAATTACATCGATACGATCTTGGCCTGTCTTTCTTTTTCAGAGGAGACGATGGAAAATGAGCTGCGTTTGAACGCGTTGACCCATCAGTTTTTAGCGGATCTGATCGCGGATGGTGGGAAGAGCCATTTAGGCGAGACCAAAAAATATTCTCCGTTGGCTGTTGAGACGGTCGCCTACATCGAAGCGCATTATTCAGAGCAGTTGACCGTAGAAGCGATCGCGCGTCAGCTATCCGTGAACCGCAGTCATTTGTCGCGGGTCTTTCGCAATCACATGGACAGCAGCATCAAAGACTACATTCTAGGTGTCCGAATCAATCGCGCCGCCTTTTTACTTTCAATGACCGAAGAGACCGTGGAAACGATCGCGGGGCAGGTTGGGTTCAACAGTCTTGTGGTATTTAGCCGGATGTTCAAAAAGATGACTGGAGAGACGGCGACCGCCTATCGCAAGCGTATGAAAAGAGAAGAAAGCCAGACGATTTCTTTGGATGGGTGGAAGCAGCAATTGGAAAAACAAGACGTCGTTCGCCGCGCGACATAA
- a CDS encoding aldose epimerase family protein, with amino-acid sequence MQITETPFGKGYQLITLENEDGFHLSVSDLGARIVRLGWDKELVLGFDSAEEYLEKDAFIGASIGRTAGRIENGRFTIEDRDYQVAIDPKTGHSLHGGQPGFETKKWAYRVENGDDEASVVFTSSSPDGEHGFPGNLDIEVRHTLTKENVWRVTTKGKSDQTTLFNPTNHVYFNLTGDVTQSIAEHTLWLNSDHFASLRPDVLPTGEKAPVTGTPLDFQHPRPLADVFTSSFEQTKQYNGLDHPFFLKDSLLEKPAARLTSPDGTIELTVSTDASSVVIFTANFGNDGPELHGKKLADHGGITFETQIAPGAEQFPAFGSITLPANQTFETTTEYKLLMKEGN; translated from the coding sequence ATGCAAATTACAGAAACGCCTTTTGGCAAAGGCTATCAACTGATCACCCTTGAAAATGAAGACGGTTTCCATTTATCTGTCTCTGACTTAGGGGCACGGATCGTTCGTTTAGGTTGGGATAAAGAATTGGTCTTAGGTTTTGATTCAGCCGAAGAATATTTAGAAAAGGATGCGTTTATCGGGGCTTCTATCGGTCGTACCGCTGGACGGATCGAAAACGGCCGCTTTACGATTGAAGACAGGGACTATCAGGTCGCGATCGATCCAAAGACGGGGCATTCTCTTCACGGCGGACAGCCGGGCTTTGAGACGAAAAAATGGGCCTATCGAGTGGAAAATGGGGATGACGAAGCGTCAGTAGTCTTCACCAGCAGCAGTCCTGACGGCGAGCACGGTTTTCCCGGCAACTTGGACATAGAGGTTCGCCACACATTGACGAAAGAGAACGTCTGGCGGGTGACCACTAAAGGAAAAAGCGATCAGACGACCCTGTTTAATCCAACCAACCATGTTTATTTTAATCTGACCGGCGACGTCACTCAGTCGATCGCTGAACACACGCTTTGGCTGAACAGCGACCACTTTGCTTCTTTGCGTCCGGATGTACTTCCAACAGGCGAAAAAGCTCCTGTCACGGGAACACCGCTGGACTTCCAGCACCCACGGCCGCTAGCGGATGTGTTCACCAGCAGCTTTGAACAGACGAAGCAATACAACGGGCTTGATCATCCCTTCTTCTTAAAGGACAGCCTTTTGGAAAAACCAGCCGCGCGATTGACCAGTCCTGACGGCACGATCGAGCTGACCGTCTCAACGGATGCCTCCAGCGTGGTGATCTTCACTGCGAACTTCGGCAATGACGGGCCAGAGCTGCACGGAAAAAAACTCGCGGATCATGGCGGGATCACTTTTGAAACTCAGATTGCTCCCGGTGCCGAACAATTTCCAGCATTCGGTTCGATCACCCTGCCCGCTAATCAAACATTTGAAACGACGACTGAATACAAACTACTCATGAAAGAAGGAAATTAA
- a CDS encoding glycosyltransferase family 2 protein, translating to MDKKKRIIVFLAIISQIIYLFFRFRYTLPFRWGFLTLFLALLLLLSEFSSNLQGIYEFITIAGKKALKEVPLEPEQYPHVDILITTHNESRELLYKTINACKNLSYPDTKKVHVYLCDDSCREEMKNIAALFDIHYIGMRKEDNPDKKAGNVNNALQHSSSPLVACLDCDMIPKSDFLLKVVPYFYETENNTDEEIAAYSKELAENGYQYKIGYVQTPQDFYTLDLFQYNLFADNILPNEQDYFFKHVNGARVPFNSAIYCGSNAIFSRDALESTGGLSTDSITEDFSSSIKMQKAGYLGRVLSESYVYGLCPFTIEDLKDQRVRWSRGFVQGIRSNRLLFSKLSLLSKFSYLILYNYWLLPYRKLAFLFIPIISVLFNFRIVDTDILLLLLVWLPAYMIYNWALSCVSEKSLNRTYSNLVDTILTPYIAWPLFKELVGIREEHFVVTPKDFWRINEAPPKRYVVFNVVGLLLTVVSIVASILNIYAIPTASQVFILFWLCQNAVSFFYGISFNRPRKGIDNEFIRWNLVLQGILTFGPEGEGAIEVETVYLNEERIHLKAAEGVDSFLDHHGKLQLSDERYTTELTVQVRSCGEDGIELFIEEPIDEVNPAYNQYLHLLHDRPTTYTTTIVNQNFWIDNFDKNFINAFKVGEWRGWKEKKKELSGFPLQRDTEKKGAESK from the coding sequence ATGGACAAGAAAAAGAGAATTATTGTATTTTTAGCGATCATTAGTCAAATAATTTATTTATTTTTCCGATTTAGGTACACGCTGCCGTTTCGTTGGGGCTTTCTCACCCTATTTTTAGCGTTGCTGCTGTTGCTGTCTGAGTTTTCATCGAATTTACAGGGGATCTATGAATTCATCACGATCGCTGGAAAGAAGGCGTTGAAAGAGGTTCCTCTTGAACCGGAGCAGTATCCCCATGTGGATATTTTGATCACCACGCACAACGAAAGCCGCGAGCTGCTGTATAAAACGATCAATGCCTGCAAAAATTTGAGTTATCCTGATACGAAAAAGGTCCACGTGTACTTATGCGACGATAGCTGCCGCGAGGAGATGAAGAATATCGCGGCGCTGTTTGACATTCACTATATCGGGATGCGAAAAGAAGACAACCCCGATAAAAAGGCGGGGAATGTGAACAATGCGTTGCAGCATTCGTCATCGCCTTTGGTGGCTTGTTTGGATTGCGATATGATCCCTAAAAGCGATTTTTTGCTGAAGGTCGTTCCGTATTTTTATGAAACTGAAAACAATACAGACGAAGAGATCGCGGCGTATTCCAAGGAATTAGCGGAAAACGGGTATCAGTATAAGATCGGCTATGTTCAAACGCCGCAGGATTTCTATACGTTGGATCTTTTTCAATACAATTTGTTCGCGGACAACATTTTACCGAATGAGCAGGATTATTTTTTCAAGCACGTCAACGGTGCTCGTGTCCCGTTTAACTCGGCGATTTATTGCGGCTCAAATGCGATCTTCTCAAGAGACGCGCTGGAATCCACAGGCGGCTTGTCGACAGACAGCATCACAGAGGACTTTTCTTCCAGTATCAAAATGCAAAAAGCCGGCTATCTGGGACGTGTGCTGTCAGAAAGTTATGTGTACGGCTTGTGTCCCTTTACGATCGAGGACTTGAAGGACCAACGGGTTCGCTGGAGCAGAGGCTTCGTGCAGGGAATCCGAAGCAATCGCCTGCTTTTCAGTAAATTGTCGCTTCTCTCAAAGTTTAGCTACCTTATTCTATACAATTATTGGCTGCTGCCTTATCGTAAACTGGCTTTTTTGTTTATTCCCATCATCAGTGTGCTGTTCAACTTTAGGATCGTGGACACAGATATTCTGCTCTTGCTGCTAGTTTGGCTGCCGGCCTACATGATCTACAATTGGGCCCTGTCTTGTGTTTCGGAAAAATCCTTGAATCGAACCTACAGCAACCTTGTCGATACGATTTTGACACCCTATATCGCGTGGCCTTTATTTAAAGAATTAGTGGGCATCAGGGAAGAGCATTTTGTCGTGACCCCGAAAGATTTTTGGCGGATCAATGAAGCGCCGCCCAAGCGCTACGTGGTGTTCAACGTGGTGGGCTTGCTATTGACCGTCGTCTCGATCGTGGCAAGTATCCTCAATATCTATGCGATCCCGACGGCGTCACAAGTATTTATTTTGTTCTGGCTATGCCAAAACGCCGTGAGCTTTTTCTATGGGATCAGCTTCAACCGGCCGCGAAAGGGGATCGACAATGAATTTATCCGTTGGAATCTGGTGTTGCAGGGCATACTCACCTTTGGTCCTGAAGGGGAGGGGGCGATCGAGGTTGAGACGGTGTATTTAAATGAAGAACGCATCCACTTGAAGGCGGCTGAGGGCGTCGACTCGTTTCTCGATCATCATGGAAAACTCCAACTCTCAGACGAACGGTATACGACCGAGTTGACGGTTCAGGTTCGGTCGTGTGGGGAGGACGGGATCGAGCTTTTCATTGAAGAACCGATCGATGAGGTGAATCCCGCCTACAATCAGTATTTGCACCTTCTGCATGATCGACCGACCACCTACACGACGACGATCGTCAATCAAAACTTTTGGATCGATAATTTTGATAAAAATTTCATCAACGCTTTTAAAGTCGGCGAATGGCGGGGCTGGAAAGAGAAGAAAAAAGAGCTGTCTGGGTTTCCGTTGCAACGAGACACCGAAAAGAAAGGAGCTGAATCGAAGTGA
- a CDS encoding YdeI/OmpD-associated family protein, which produces MEEKKKVFFETAADFREWLAENAEISGGVWLTFGKTKNVKTLKAGEALEEALSFGWIDGVMKKVDEHAYLKYFAPRRKNSKWSEKNKKIVAKLEAQGRMTPLGQEKVAEAKANGQWENATKPSAITDEQIAEVAALLKAVPLALENFHNMSPSVKKTYTRAYFDAKTDAGRGKRLAWMTERLEKNLKPM; this is translated from the coding sequence ATGGAAGAAAAAAAGAAGGTGTTCTTTGAGACGGCAGCCGATTTTCGGGAATGGCTTGCCGAAAATGCCGAGATCAGCGGCGGCGTTTGGCTGACATTCGGCAAAACAAAAAACGTCAAAACGCTGAAGGCGGGCGAAGCGTTGGAAGAAGCGTTGAGCTTCGGCTGGATCGACGGGGTCATGAAAAAAGTCGATGAGCACGCGTACTTAAAATACTTTGCGCCACGGCGTAAAAACAGTAAATGGTCGGAGAAAAACAAAAAAATCGTCGCAAAGCTGGAAGCACAGGGGCGAATGACGCCCCTCGGTCAGGAGAAGGTGGCAGAGGCGAAAGCAAACGGGCAATGGGAAAATGCGACGAAGCCTTCAGCGATCACAGATGAACAAATCGCCGAAGTCGCTGCCTTATTGAAGGCCGTACCACTAGCGCTGGAAAATTTCCATAACATGTCGCCTTCCGTAAAAAAAACCTATACCCGTGCGTATTTTGATGCCAAAACAGACGCAGGCAGAGGGAAACGATTGGCTTGGATGACGGAACGTTTAGAGAAAAACTTAAAACCGATGTAA
- a CDS encoding galactokinase, whose protein sequence is MASTRELTTTFAEIFGPKKTTHYFSPGRINLIGEHTDYNGGHVFPASITYGTYGAAAPRDDKKVLVYSTNFEDVGVISFAIDQLAYDKKDNWANYVKGMILKMQEAGHTIDHGFELLVEGTIPNGAGLSSSASLELLVGVVLEDLFELDTDRLELVQTGKKVENEFIGVNSGIMDQFAIGFGDVDQAILLDTNTLAYEMVPVKLDGYAIVIMNTNKRRELADSKYNERRSECEEALARLQTKLDIHALGDLDEETFEANTELIGDDTLIHRARHAVTENQRTLKAKAELENGNLEAFGQLLNASHDSLRHEYEVTGIELDTLVDAAQAQAGVLGARMTGAGFGGCAIALVKEDTIPAFKNNVYDTYMNTVGYAPDFYVAHIGSGTTKLD, encoded by the coding sequence ATGGCCAGCACTCGCGAGCTAACGACAACATTTGCTGAAATTTTTGGACCAAAGAAAACCACACACTATTTCTCACCCGGTCGAATCAACTTGATCGGGGAACATACCGACTACAATGGCGGTCATGTCTTCCCCGCTTCGATCACCTACGGAACGTATGGTGCCGCCGCGCCTCGTGACGACAAAAAGGTGCTGGTCTACTCCACCAACTTTGAAGATGTCGGAGTGATCTCCTTTGCCATCGATCAGTTGGCCTACGATAAAAAGGACAATTGGGCAAACTATGTGAAAGGCATGATCCTGAAAATGCAGGAAGCCGGACACACCATCGATCACGGTTTTGAATTACTCGTTGAAGGCACGATCCCCAACGGTGCTGGTCTTTCCAGCAGCGCCTCTTTGGAGTTATTAGTGGGTGTTGTTTTAGAGGATTTGTTTGAACTGGATACGGACCGTCTTGAGCTGGTCCAAACCGGTAAAAAAGTAGAAAATGAGTTTATCGGCGTCAATTCTGGGATCATGGATCAATTTGCCATCGGCTTTGGCGATGTGGACCAAGCGATCCTGCTAGATACCAATACTTTGGCTTATGAAATGGTCCCCGTAAAACTCGACGGCTATGCCATCGTGATCATGAACACCAATAAACGCCGTGAATTAGCGGATTCCAAGTACAATGAGCGCCGCAGTGAATGCGAAGAGGCCCTTGCCCGCCTGCAAACGAAGCTAGACATTCACGCCTTGGGTGATTTGGATGAAGAAACCTTTGAAGCAAACACGGAGCTGATCGGTGATGACACCTTGATCCACCGTGCCCGTCATGCGGTGACCGAGAACCAACGGACCTTGAAGGCCAAAGCAGAATTAGAGAATGGCAATCTGGAAGCTTTCGGTCAGCTTTTGAATGCGTCTCACGATTCGCTGCGTCATGAGTATGAAGTGACGGGGATCGAATTGGACACACTTGTTGACGCGGCCCAGGCACAAGCCGGTGTTTTGGGGGCACGGATGACAGGCGCTGGTTTCGGCGGCTGCGCCATCGCGCTAGTCAAAGAAGACACGATTCCCGCGTTTAAAAACAATGTTTATGACACGTATATGAACACGGTCGGCTATGCGCCTGATTTTTACGTCGCCCACATCGGCAGCGGAACCACGAAACTCGATTAA
- a CDS encoding HdeD family acid-resistance protein has protein sequence MERKTTFSWPYFLMGILFILVSLAAFRDPGSSLVAIVYVFAFSAILKGLFELFFRRKLHEFTNQKSTLMMVLGVVDILIGIFFLFNITAGLVALPFVFAIWFLFDSIVGLLTASIYKLGSTGYYWFHIVIDVIGVILGFMLLFNPLTSALTLAFLVGFYFMMAGISLIAYAF, from the coding sequence ATGGAAAGAAAAACAACCTTTAGCTGGCCTTATTTTTTGATGGGGATTCTTTTTATTCTCGTTTCTCTTGCTGCATTTAGAGATCCAGGAAGCAGTCTCGTTGCCATTGTTTATGTCTTTGCTTTTTCAGCAATTTTAAAAGGACTCTTTGAATTATTCTTTAGACGTAAACTTCACGAATTTACGAATCAAAAATCTACGTTGATGATGGTTTTAGGAGTCGTTGATATCTTGATCGGTATTTTCTTCTTATTCAACATCACTGCTGGATTGGTCGCTTTGCCATTTGTTTTTGCGATTTGGTTTCTCTTCGATTCGATCGTCGGTCTCCTTACAGCGAGCATTTACAAACTTGGAAGCACCGGCTATTACTGGTTCCACATCGTGATCGACGTGATCGGCGTTATCTTAGGATTCATGCTTTTATTCAATCCTTTGACTTCCGCTCTTACCCTTGCCTTCCTAGTAGGCTTCTACTTTATGATGGCAGGTATTTCACTTATCGCGTATGCATTTTAA
- a CDS encoding GNAT family N-acetyltransferase, producing the protein MIKQLNNLTENELTTLSDIWLKSNIDAHAFISEDYWLSNQAAVKEAFSQASIYAYYHEDTIVGFLGMMDDYIAGIFVLSAYRSLGIGTQLLNTVKSDHQQLTLAVYKKNAAALRFYQKNHFDSQEERLDPETNESEVLMSWQA; encoded by the coding sequence ATGATCAAACAATTGAACAACCTCACAGAAAATGAATTAACGACACTCTCCGACATATGGCTGAAAAGCAACATCGATGCCCATGCTTTCATCAGTGAAGACTATTGGCTGAGCAATCAGGCCGCCGTGAAAGAGGCCTTCTCCCAAGCATCGATCTATGCCTATTACCACGAAGACACCATCGTCGGCTTCCTCGGAATGATGGACGACTACATCGCCGGCATCTTTGTTTTAAGCGCCTATCGTTCGCTGGGCATCGGCACCCAACTATTGAATACAGTGAAGTCCGATCACCAGCAGTTGACCTTAGCCGTCTATAAAAAGAATGCCGCGGCATTGCGCTTTTATCAGAAAAATCATTTTGATAGCCAAGAGGAACGACTTGATCCAGAAACCAACGAATCCGAAGTGTTGATGTCTTGGCAGGCCTAG
- the deoC gene encoding deoxyribose-phosphate aldolase: MKKASELSVKELGAYIDQSVLKPDFTEAEIRQYIQEGIDYHCATVCVNPSSLDIAAEMTAGTDTKICVVCDFPFGTSTTASKVLQAETYCQREDIYELDIVANFGWLRSGKYEEVTRELRVITEACHAHGTAVKVILETDTLNEEQIRQGCECAIAAEADFVKTSTGFITGYEGKGATNEVIRLMMDQCDGRIKIKGSGGIRTREHFLELIDMGIDRMGIGFKSTPVVLGIEK; this comes from the coding sequence ATGAAAAAAGCGAGTGAGCTGTCCGTGAAAGAATTAGGCGCCTACATTGATCAATCCGTGTTGAAGCCGGATTTTACAGAAGCAGAGATTCGTCAATACATTCAAGAAGGGATCGACTATCATTGCGCTACGGTGTGTGTGAATCCATCTTCGCTGGACATCGCCGCCGAGATGACGGCTGGAACGGACACGAAGATCTGTGTGGTCTGCGATTTTCCCTTTGGAACCAGCACGACGGCCTCCAAAGTGCTGCAGGCAGAGACGTATTGCCAGCGTGAAGACATTTACGAGCTGGACATCGTGGCGAATTTCGGTTGGCTTCGCAGTGGGAAATACGAAGAAGTCACTAGAGAGCTGCGGGTGATTACGGAAGCGTGCCATGCCCACGGCACCGCAGTGAAAGTCATTCTTGAGACAGACACCTTGAATGAGGAACAGATACGGCAGGGGTGTGAGTGTGCGATCGCGGCAGAAGCAGACTTTGTCAAAACCAGTACGGGCTTTATCACTGGCTATGAAGGCAAAGGAGCCACAAATGAGGTGATCCGGCTGATGATGGATCAATGCGACGGTCGAATCAAGATCAAAGGCAGCGGCGGTATCCGAACAAGAGAGCATTTCTTGGAATTGATCGACATGGGGATCGATCGGATGGGCATCGGCTTTAAATCAACGCCAGTCGTTCTAGGAATAGAGAAGTAA